TCCTCCACGCGATCCATGTCGAGTTCCACGCCGAGCCCGGGTTCGGTCGGGACCGTGACATAGCCATCGACAATGGCGAAAGGGTCGCGGGTCAGCCGCTGGCCGTCCTGCCAGATCCAATGGGTGTCGAGTGCCGTGACGCGACCCGGCGCTGCCGCGCCCACATGGGTGAACATGGCAAGCGACACGTCGAAGTGGTTGTTCGAATGCGATCCCCAGGTCATCCCGAAGGCTTCGCACAGCTGCGCCACCCGCACCGATCCCTGCATGGTCCAGAAATGCGGGTCGGCGAGCGGAATATCCACAGACTGCAACTGGATCGCATGCGCCATCTGGCGCCAGTCGGTCGCGACCATGTTCGTCGCGGTCGGCAGGCCGGTGGCTCTGCGGAATTCCGCCATGATCTCGCGGCTGGAAAAACCCCGTTCAGCGCCGCAGGGATCTTCCGCATAGGCTAAAACATCCTGCCTGTCCTTGCACAGGCGAATGGCCTCCTCGAGCGACCAGGCGCCGTTCGGGTCGAGAGTGATGCGGGCCTCTGGGAAGCGTCTCGCCAGTGCCGTGACCGCCTCGATCTCCTCCTCGCCGGCAAGCACGCCGCCCTTCAGCTTGAAGTCCTGGAAGCCGTATCGATCCTGGGCAGCTTCGGCGAGGCGAACGATCGCCTCCGGGGTCAGCGCCTCTTCATCGCGAAGGCGGGTCCAGGCGTCGGTTGCGCCCTCGCCGCGCCGGTATGGCAGGTCCGTCCTGCCGCTATCTCCGACATAGAACAGATAGCCAAGCATCTGGACCTTGTCGCGTTTCTGCCCGTCGCCCAGCAGGGCCGCCACCGGAACACCAAGATGCTTGCCGAGAAGATCGAGCAGAGCCGCTTCAAGGGCGGTGACCACATGGATCGTCGTGCGTAGATCGAATGTCTGGAGCCCGCGGCCTGCTGCGTCGCGATCCTTGAACGCGTCCCGCACGGCCTGGAGAAGCGCGTTGTAGTTGCCGATCGACCGGCCCGTGAGCAGGGCAGCGGATTCCTCCAGGGTCTTGCGAATGGCCTCTCCACCTGGAACCTCGCCGACGCCGGTATTTCCGGAACTGTCGGTCAGGATCACAAGGTTGCGCGTGAAGAAGGGCGAATGGGCGCCGCTGAGGTTGAGAAGCATGCTGTCACGACCGGCCACCGGGATAGCCTTCAGCGACGTGATGACAGGCGTGTCCCGACCCGATGAGAAACCTTTGTCCTGAGCCTCAACTGACGCCGTAAGCATGTCCAACCACCTTTCCTCATTGGGTCGACGCAGGAAGGAGAGCCTTCCTCATCTTTTGCCCAACCTTACCGGTGGAAACTAATTTGTCAATATGAGTCATAATGAGTAAACATAGGGGCTATGGAGCTTCGGTATGGAAGGCGCTAGACTGTGCGGATGAACCAGAGCAGCCAGCAGATTCGTCCCTTGCGGGATATGTCCTCGCATGTCCTTGCGCAGCTTGAAGCCATGCTCGCGCAGCCGGCATGGCACAATGGCGGCCGGCTGCCGCCGGAGGCGGAGCTTGCCCAGCAATTCGGCGTCTCGCGTCCCGTGCTGCGCAAGGCGCTGGCGCAGATGCGGGAGGCGGGCCGGATTGTCTCCAGGCGCGGTTCCGCCAATTTCGTGCAGCCGAAAGCGGATATCCTCGCCGCCGCCACGCAGGAGCAAGGCCTCTCGATCCAGACCGTGTTCGACATGCGCCGGTGTCTGCGCTTTCGCGAAGTCATCGAATGTGCCGCGGCGGAGGACGCCGCAAGGGTCGGCGATCTGCACGCAATCGCCGCCATTCAGGCCGCCTATGATAAGATGCTGGCGCTGCCGCCGGGGGAGACGGTATTCGAGACCGACTTCGCCTTCCATCTGGCGATCGCCAAGGCAACGGCCAATCCCTATTTCGCCTTCGCCCTGCGGTCCCTGAAGGACCAGATCCGTCTCACCATCGAATTCACCCGGAAGCTTCAGGATCGCCCGCCGGACCAGGTCGTGCCGCGCGTGGTTGACGAGCATCGGGCCGTGCTGGAAGCGATCAGGGCGGGTGATGCGGCGGCAGCGCAAAGCGCGATGGCCTTCCATATGAAGCAAAGCGTGGTGCGGCTTCTGGAAGAAGACTGAGACGGGAATGCTGCCGGCGGTATGTTTCCTTCATCCCGTAAGCCGCCGTTTTCACGTGATTTTCTGGTGCGCAGAGAGAGGCCCGCCGGATGGGTACTGTCAGCGAAACTATGGCTTGCATTGCATGAACACGCGTGCAATTGTGCACACGTGTTCAGACCGATTTGATGGTGATTCCGTGGACAGTTTTCACTCTGCCGATACGCTTCAGGCGCGGGCCGATCTGTGTCGCGCCGTCATCCGCTCCGCCGGAGAACTGGTGCTGAAGGGGTTCAACGGCGAGACGGGCCGCAGCGTTTCCATGAAGGGCCCGCAGGACTTTTTGACGGTTACGGATGCCGCATCGGAAGCGCATATCCGCGGCATGATCGAGCGGCATTTTCCGCAGGATACGGTGTTTGGCGAAGAGGGCGGCGGGGAGATCGGCGATAAGGTTTGGGTCGTCGATCCGGTGGATGGGACGGCCAATTTTGCCAGAGGCATTCCGCATTTCTGCATCTCGATCGCCTATGTCGAGAATGGTCGCACCGAAATCGGCGCCATCTACAATCCGGCGCTAGACGAGCTCTATTTCGCGCGGCGCGGTGAGGGAGCGACGCTGAACGGAAGACCGATCCTGGCCGCCGGAACGCAGCGTTTCGACGCAGCCTCGATCGAGATGGGGTGGTCGACGAGGGTTGCCAACGAGGTCTATCTCGGGGTCGTCAAGAACCTTCTCGATATGGGGACGAATGTTCGTCGTTCGGGCTCCGGCGCGCTCGCGCTCGCCTATGTCGCGGATGGCCGGTCGGACGGCTATATCGAATTGCACATGAATTCCTGGGACTGCCTTGCTGGCCTGCTGCTGGTCAGCGAGGCTGGTGGTGACGTTTGCCCGTTCTTCGAAATCGGCAGCCTGAGGGATGGTGGCGCGGTGCTTGCCGCCGCCCGGGGGGTCTCGGCCGGCGTCAGCGCGGCTTCGGCCATTCCGCTCTCGGCAGGCGATGGAGACGGAGCGTGCCGAGCAAGCTCTGTCGCCTGATTTGACGAGGATGATAAGCGGCCGAGCCGGTCGCCGCGAGGAGGGACTTGACCATGGACGGACCGATTTACGAGCGCCCTGCCATCAGCAGGATTGCTGAGGGTCTCGGGCCGCATAGTGCCACCCTGTATATCGGGGGGAGCAGCGGAGCCAGCGACATGGGTCTGCTGCGGGCACATGGCATTACCACGGTCGTCAACTGCGCGGTGAACCTCGACATCAATCTTGTGCCGGATCTAGCAAGCGAGGGCGACGTGCTGGCCACCGGCTATGGCGGCATCCGCTATTACAAGCTCGGCCTCATCGATGGCGAGGGAAGTCCCGATACGATGATGCTGGGTGCCTATTACATTCTCGACGGCGCGCTGCGCCAGACCATGCCGAAGCGGGAGACCTATCCTTTCCCGGATGGAGGCAATGTCTTGATCAACTGTCGCAGCGGCCGCAGCCGGTCCGTTTCGCTGGTCGCGCTTTTCCTCCACAAGCAGCAGGCCAAGCGCTTTCCCACCCTTGATGATGCCGTGGCGCATATCCGGACAATGCGGGAGCTGCGGGAGGACGAATGGTTCGAGACGCCGAAGCCCAGCCTCTATGAAGCCGCGCGGCGCGCCTCGGCATGGATCGATCTGATCGAGGCTCGAGAGAAGGCGTGAGCATGGGCAACACCGGATTTCCTCCCGTCGCTATCATTGCCGATGCGCATTTCCACGACACGCAGGCCGATTTCGGCTTTTCCGGCGTGGCGATCAATGGCCAGCGGATGACCCTGCGCAGCTGGTCGGAAACGCGGTTGTCCACCCGCGTCTTCAATGAAAGCGCTGCGGCATTGCGTGAGGCGCTCGACCGGGTGGCGGAACGCCGGATCCGCCATGTGGTGCTGCTCGGTGATTACAGTGACGATGGTCAGCGCGGCACGATGCAGGCGCTTCAGGACATGCTGACCTCCCATTCGCGAGCTTATGGAGCCCGGTTCTATGCCTTGCCCGGCAATCACGATATCTTCGGTCCGCAAGGTCGTCACCACACCAAGGAATTTTTAGGCGAGGGGGGAGAGCGCCTTTTCGTCACGAGTAATGGGGCCTCTGCCGGAAAAAACACCGTCGTCAGTTCCGCCATGTATTGCGAGGGCTACCCGGCGGGTCTGTCCCCGATGGCGGCGTTCGGCTATTTCCGACGCGCTGACGACCTTCATTGGGAGACGCCGTTTGGGGCGAGCGACGCCGTTGAAGACCGGACTTATTCCCTCGCCTCGCCGGATGGCCGCAATCGCTACCGGCTGATGGACGGATCCTATCTCGTCGAGCCGGAGGCCGGTCTCTGGCTGCTGATGATTGACGCCAACGTCTTCGAGCCGGTGAATGGTCATTTCACCGCGGGCGAGGAAGCGGCGTTTACCGACAGCACCTCCGGCGGATGGAACGCGATGCTGCGCGCCAAACCCTTCATGTTCGACTGGCTGTCGGATGTCAGCCGCCGGGCGCGGGCGCAAGGCAAGACCCTGCTCGCCTTTTCCCATTATCCTGCGCTCGATCCCTTCGATGGAGCCTGCGATGCCGAGCGCCTGCTTTTCGGCGACACCAATGTCGTGCGCCGCACGCCGGTCAAGGCGGTCGAAGAGGCCCTGGTCGCGGCGGGAATTGCGGTTCACTTCAGCGGTCACCTGCATGTCGAGGGTGTGACGCGACGCGGTGCGGGCGATCGCACGCTCACCAATATCGCTGTACCCTCGCTTGTCGCCTTTCCGGCGGCCTTCAAGATCCTGCATGCCTCGGCACGACAGGTCGATGTGGAGACCGTCGAAATATCTGACATGCCGTTCGACCGGCGACTGGGGCAGGCCTACGCCCTTGAGGCGCAGGTCTGCGGCGAAGCGGCGGATCCCGCCTTCGACGCTGAGGATTACGGCGCCTTCCTCCTGCACCACAAGCGCGCGCTTGTCCGCCACCGCTATTTTGTCAAGGAATGGCCGGCGGAGATCGTCGAGGCAATCAGCACCCGCAACCTCGGCGAGGTCTGTGCTTCGCTGATGGCCGCCACCGTTGGTCATCGTGGCAAGGGGAAGGAGTGGTCGGAGCTGCCGATGATCGACCTGCCGATGATCGATCTTATCGCCGACTGGTACTGCCTGCGACAGGGAGCCTCGCTGGCTTTGCCGCATATTGCGAAGGAGAGGTTGGCGCTCTATCGAAAACTGGCCGATGCTCTTTGCCTTCCACGAGATGCGCAACTCGGTCCGGTCGAGACCTTTCTTACCTTGTTCTTCGACACTCTCCGGCGCTTGCTCGATCGCGCCGAAAGCGCTTCGCCGCGCTTGTCGCTGCCCATGGTCGGCTCGGGGACATGTGTGCCGGCATAGCCGGCAATGTGAGGTGGGTGGATGGAATCGGCCTTAATCAGCATCAATCTCTTCGGCGCCGTCGCACTGCTGCTGTTTGGTCTGCGCCAGATCAAGGACGGAACGTCGCGCGCCCTGGGGCCAAGGCTGCGCACCGGCCTTGCCGCCGGCACCAGAAGCGGCCGGCGCTCCATTCTCGCCGGCTTCCTTGCCACCATTGCCCTGCAAAGTTCGACGGCGACGGCGCTTATGGTTGCCTCTTTCGTCGAAAAGGACATGATCGTTCCGGCCATGGCGCAAATCGTCATGCTTGGCGCCAATATCGGGACCGCCACCACGGCCTGGATTGTCTCCTTCGGGCTTGGCTGGTTGTCGCCGCTGCTGCTCCTTGCCGGCGTCATCATGATGCGCATGGCGTCTTCGACGAAGCAGGCGGCAGGAAGCGCGTTGGTGGGCGTGGGACTGATGCTGCTGTCCCTGCATCTTCTGTCGGCGGCCACGGATCCGATCCGCCAGTCACCCTCGCTCACGCTCTTCATTGCCATGCTCGCCAATGCCTGGCCGGTCGCTTTGCTGTTTTCGGCGGGACTTGCCGTCCTTGCCTCGTCGAGCCTTGCCGTCGTGGTTCTGATCCTCTCGCTGGCCGCCAGCGGCAGCATCGATCCGAGCCTGGTCATCGTGCTGGTCCTCGGGGCCAATCTGGGCGGCGCCGTGCCTCCGGTAATCGCCACCATGGGTGCCTCGGTCGCCGCTCGCCGTGTGACGCTCGGCAATCTCATCATCCGAGTGATCGGTTGTGCCGTCGTGCTGCCCTTTGTCGGCTATGGCGCAAACCTGCTGGAACTCAGTGCGTTTTCGCATGACCAGCTTGCCGTCGAAGCCCATCTGGTGTTCAACCTCGCCGTGGCGCTGGTCGCCTGGCCGCTATCACCGCTTGCGCTGAGGCTGACGGCGGCGATCCTGCCGGAAAAGCGACCGGCGGAGGATCAGCGGAGCTTTCTCGATGCGCATGATCTCGACCACCCCGTCGCCGCGCTTGCCGGGGCAAGCCGCGAGGTGATGCTGGTCGGCGACCTGATCGAGCGCATGCTGCGTCAGGCTTCGGACGCCATGATCCGCAACGACATGGCGCAGTTGAACGAGATCAGCGCGCTGGAGGGTCGTGTGGATCGGATCCAGCACGAGATCAAGGTTTTCGTCACCAAAGTGGGACAAGGGACGCTGAGCGACCAGGATTATCGCCGCTCCATGGACATTGTGGAATATGCGATCAACCTCGAGCATATCGGCGACATCATCGAGAAGGGCATCCGTCCGGAGATCGCCAAGAAGGTCGGGCTTGGTCTACAATTCTCGCAGGCCGGGCAGGAGGAATTGCTGGGACTGTTCGCCATCACGCTCGATAATCTGCGAATGGCACAGACGGTCTTTGCGACGCATGACGGAGACCTGGCCAGGCGTCTTGTCGAGGTGAAAGAGGATGTGCGCCGGCTGGAAAAGCAGTCCTCGGCGCGTCACCTGCAGCGCCTGCGCGAGGGCCGGGCGGACAGTATCCAGACAAGCTCGCTTCATCTGGATCTCCTGCGGGACCTGAAACGGATCAATGCCCATATCGTATCGGTTGCACTTCCCATTTTGAGCGATAGCGGTCTCCTGAACGAAAGCCGCATTCGCCAGGTCAGCTGAGCCGGCATGAGCCTCAGCGGGCCGTGGCCCGTTCCACCATGCTTACCGGCACGACCTGAAGACGTGTCTCCGGCGCGTCATTGTCCAGCGCTGCAAGCACTTTCTCCGTCAGCGCATCGAAGGATTGGGCGATGGTCGTCAGCTGGTAGCTTTTCCAGCCGGCCTGGGGGATATCGTCAAAGCCGACGACCGAAAGATCCTGCGGCACGCGCCGCTTCATTTCCAGCCGGGCGGCATCCAGAAAGCCGAGTGCCAGCAGATCTGTGACGCAGAAGGCGCCGTCGATCTCCTTGTCCGCCAACAATTCGCAGCCGGCCTTGTAGCCTGTTTCATAGGTGGTCGGTCCATCGGACCAGGGAACCACTTCGATATCCTCCGCAACCATGCGGGTGGTGAAGGCCCTGGCGCGTCGTAGCTGCGCCGGCGTCTGGCTGCCGCTGGTAACGACGGCGACCTTCTTGCATTTGGCCGCCCGCAGCCGCATGGCCGCCAGATCCGCGCCATGCGAATCGTCGCTCAGGACGATATTCGTATCCGTTCGGTCCATGCTCTGGTTGATCAGGATCAGGCGTACGCCGTTGGCGATGCATTCGTCGACGATCGAGGCCGGCGGCTCGCCCGAAAGCACGACGATCGCCTGGGCGCGGAATTCGAAGAGCAGTTCGATCAGCGGCGCGATGTCCTTGCGCGCATCCGCGGCATTGAGCAAGAGACATTGCGTTCCGCGCCGGAGAAGGCCCAGGCTGAGGGCATCGAGTTGCCTGGAAATGAAGGGCGAGCTCAGATTGGCGCCAACCACGCCGATCAGGTTGGAGCGGTCGTTGTTCAGTCCCTGCGCCAGACGGTTGACGCGGTAGCCGAGTTCCTGCGCTGCCTTGAGCACCTTCTTGCGCACAGCTTTCGATACGCTGCCGCCGGGCGTGAAGGTGCGCGACACGGTGGAGCGCGATACGCGCGCACGCTTTGCCACTTCTTCCGCAGTTACGAACCCACGAGCCATCGATCTGTCCCTGTCCATCTCGTCTCACCACAGGCCACAAAGCTTGGATATTTCCAATCCCCAAAATTCCGATCCTGCTGCAGCACTGGAATAATCTGGGCTTCTTACCGGTAGCCGGCCCCGGCAGCACAGCCTTCCAAGGCCGCGGCGGGTCGACATAGCCGATATTTCCCACAAGCATCCATGCAATTGGTCGCGCGTGCAATAAAAATCGTATAGAGGCGCAGTTTTATCAAACGATATCAGTTAGATAAAATAGTGAGCGCGCGTGCATTTTAATGATTGACAAAACGAAGCCCAGAACGGATCATCATCCTGTCGCCGGACCGAATGGAGCAGACATCCAGAAAGTCCGGCGATCATGAATGCCGAAGCATTGGCGTTCGCGAGGGGCTGGCGGGCCGGGAGTCCCGCCGGGAGGATTGAAGACATCGCTGGAGCTGACGCTTGAGGCTGCCAATTCGCAGCCCGCGCGGGCGCGTTCACGCGTCCAAGTGCGTGACGCTGCGATAGATGGCCTGTGGAGGAATGATGGCTTTCCTGAGTGACAAAACCGAGGCGCGAACGCTGGGGAGCAGCGCGTCCACCGCGCCCTCCGCGTGGCAGGCCTGGCGTTACCGGCTGAAGATCGCGCTCCGCGAGCCAACCACCCTGATCGGCCTGCTGACGGCCCTGCTCTTCACCTATCTGATCGTCGTGCCGATCATCTCGATCGTACTGGATTCCGTCCGGGTCCAGTTCGGCCACGAGCGCCGCCTCGGCAAGGATGTGGGTGAACTGACATTCTATTACGTCGACCGGGCCTTCTTTTCGCCCGTCGCGACCGACCTTTTCTGGCGGCCTTTGTTCAATACCTTGACGGTGGCGCTAGGGGCAATCTCGCTTTCCCTGGTGATCGGCACGGTGCTTGCCTGGCTGATCAGCCGAACCGACATGTTCGGCCGCCGCTGGTTCGCCACCGCCCTCATCGTGCCTTACATGCTGCCCGCCTGGACCTTCGCGCTGGCCTGGACGACGCTGTTCAAGAATCGCACCGTGGGCGGCCAGCCCGGCTGGTTCGAGGCCATGGGGTTTACACCGCCGGACTGGCTTGCCTATGGGCGGGTCCCGATCATCGTGATACTGGCGCTGCATTATACGCCATTCGTCATCCTTCTCTTCGGCTCGGCGCTTCGCCGGTTCGATTCTCAGCTCGAGGATTCCGCCCGCATCCTGGGGGCCCGCCGTTATCAGGTCGCGGTCCAGATCATCTTGCCGCTGATGCGGCCGGCGCTTCTGTCGTCGATGGTGCTGATCTTCGCAAAGTGCCTGGGCGAGTTCGGGGTGCCTTACGTGCTCGGCCTGCCGGTCAAGTTCGAGGTCCTGTCCACTTCGCTCTTCCGGAGCATAGCCTCCCGTCAGACGGGTGTTGCCGGGGTCGTCGCGGCGTCGATCATGCTGATCGGCATCATCACCCTGATGATCGACGCCAGGCTGGTCCGCGAGGCGCGCCGCTTCGTCACGATCGGTTCCAAAGGCTCGATGAACCGTCAGAGCCGCCTGGGCAGGCTTCGCCTTCCGGCCACGGCGTTTGCGGCGGCAATCTTCATCCTGAGCGTCGGAATGCCCTTGCTGACGCTGGTACTCTCGACCGTGATGAAGGTGCCGGCGCGCTTCACGCTCGACAATTTCACCCTGGATTACTGGATCGGCACCGACCTCCATACGGTCGCCCTGCAGACCGGCGTCCTGCTCAGCCCCGATCTCTGGGCTGCGGCCAAGAATACGCTGATGATCGTCGGCCTCGCATCGGTGACGTCGGGCGTGCTCGGCCTGCTTGTCGGCTATGTCGTCATCCGCACGCCAATGCGCAGCCTGTCCACCTTTCTTCGGCAGGTGACTTTCCTGCCATATCTCGTGCCGGGAATCGCGTTTGCGGCGGCCTATCTCTCGCTGTTTGCAGTGCCTCGCGGCCCGGTCCCCGCCCTCTACGGCACAGTCACCATCCTGATGCTCGCCTTGATTGCCGATCAGATGCCCTATGCGTCCCGTGCCGGCATTTCGGCCATGACGCAGCTCGGAAAGGATCCCGAAGAGGCGGCGCAGATTGCCGGTGCCGGTTGGTTCCGGCGGATGATTTCGATCGTCATCCCGATCCAGAAGGGCTCGCTCGTCACCGGCGTTCTGTTGCCCTTCATCTCGGGCATCAAGGGGCTCAGCCTGTTCGTCATCCTGGCGGTGCCGAGCACCGACGTTCTGACCACCTTTTCGCTCCGCCTGGTCGATTATCACTATACGCAGGCAGCCAATGCCGTGGTGCTGATCATTGCCGCGATCGCCTATCTCGGCACCCTGCTGGCGCAGAAGCTGACCCGCACAAATCTTGCAGAAGGACTTGGAAGCTGATGCCTACGATCAACCTGCGCGGCGCGCAGAAGAACTACGGTGTGAATGCCGCGAACGCCGTGGCCGATCTGGACCTGGAAATCCGCGACGGCGAATTCATGTGCCTGCTCGGTCCCTCCGGCTGCGGCAAGACGACGACACTGCGGATGATCGCCGGCCTCGAGAACCTTTCCGGCGGCGAGATCCAGGTGGGAGAACGCGTCGTCGATTCCGTATGCCAGGGCATATTCGTGCCGCCGGAAAAACGGGAAATGGGTCTGGTCTTTCAGAGCTACGCGCTCTGGCCGCATCTGACCATCGAGCGCAACACGGATTTCGGCCTTCGCCTGCGCAATCTGC
The sequence above is a segment of the Rhizobium sp. SSA_523 genome. Coding sequences within it:
- the gudD gene encoding glucarate dehydratase — translated: MLTASVEAQDKGFSSGRDTPVITSLKAIPVAGRDSMLLNLSGAHSPFFTRNLVILTDSSGNTGVGEVPGGEAIRKTLEESAALLTGRSIGNYNALLQAVRDAFKDRDAAGRGLQTFDLRTTIHVVTALEAALLDLLGKHLGVPVAALLGDGQKRDKVQMLGYLFYVGDSGRTDLPYRRGEGATDAWTRLRDEEALTPEAIVRLAEAAQDRYGFQDFKLKGGVLAGEEEIEAVTALARRFPEARITLDPNGAWSLEEAIRLCKDRQDVLAYAEDPCGAERGFSSREIMAEFRRATGLPTATNMVATDWRQMAHAIQLQSVDIPLADPHFWTMQGSVRVAQLCEAFGMTWGSHSNNHFDVSLAMFTHVGAAAPGRVTALDTHWIWQDGQRLTRDPFAIVDGYVTVPTEPGLGVELDMDRVEEAHQLYLKHGLGARDDAVAMQYLVKDWRFDNKRPCLVR
- a CDS encoding FadR/GntR family transcriptional regulator; its protein translation is MNQSSQQIRPLRDMSSHVLAQLEAMLAQPAWHNGGRLPPEAELAQQFGVSRPVLRKALAQMREAGRIVSRRGSANFVQPKADILAAATQEQGLSIQTVFDMRRCLRFREVIECAAAEDAARVGDLHAIAAIQAAYDKMLALPPGETVFETDFAFHLAIAKATANPYFAFALRSLKDQIRLTIEFTRKLQDRPPDQVVPRVVDEHRAVLEAIRAGDAAAAQSAMAFHMKQSVVRLLEED
- a CDS encoding inositol monophosphatase, whose protein sequence is MDSFHSADTLQARADLCRAVIRSAGELVLKGFNGETGRSVSMKGPQDFLTVTDAASEAHIRGMIERHFPQDTVFGEEGGGEIGDKVWVVDPVDGTANFARGIPHFCISIAYVENGRTEIGAIYNPALDELYFARRGEGATLNGRPILAAGTQRFDAASIEMGWSTRVANEVYLGVVKNLLDMGTNVRRSGSGALALAYVADGRSDGYIELHMNSWDCLAGLLLVSEAGGDVCPFFEIGSLRDGGAVLAAARGVSAGVSAASAIPLSAGDGDGACRASSVA
- a CDS encoding dual specificity protein phosphatase; its protein translation is MDGPIYERPAISRIAEGLGPHSATLYIGGSSGASDMGLLRAHGITTVVNCAVNLDINLVPDLASEGDVLATGYGGIRYYKLGLIDGEGSPDTMMLGAYYILDGALRQTMPKRETYPFPDGGNVLINCRSGRSRSVSLVALFLHKQQAKRFPTLDDAVAHIRTMRELREDEWFETPKPSLYEAARRASAWIDLIEAREKA
- a CDS encoding metallophosphoesterase, whose product is MGNTGFPPVAIIADAHFHDTQADFGFSGVAINGQRMTLRSWSETRLSTRVFNESAAALREALDRVAERRIRHVVLLGDYSDDGQRGTMQALQDMLTSHSRAYGARFYALPGNHDIFGPQGRHHTKEFLGEGGERLFVTSNGASAGKNTVVSSAMYCEGYPAGLSPMAAFGYFRRADDLHWETPFGASDAVEDRTYSLASPDGRNRYRLMDGSYLVEPEAGLWLLMIDANVFEPVNGHFTAGEEAAFTDSTSGGWNAMLRAKPFMFDWLSDVSRRARAQGKTLLAFSHYPALDPFDGACDAERLLFGDTNVVRRTPVKAVEEALVAAGIAVHFSGHLHVEGVTRRGAGDRTLTNIAVPSLVAFPAAFKILHASARQVDVETVEISDMPFDRRLGQAYALEAQVCGEAADPAFDAEDYGAFLLHHKRALVRHRYFVKEWPAEIVEAISTRNLGEVCASLMAATVGHRGKGKEWSELPMIDLPMIDLIADWYCLRQGASLALPHIAKERLALYRKLADALCLPRDAQLGPVETFLTLFFDTLRRLLDRAESASPRLSLPMVGSGTCVPA
- a CDS encoding Na/Pi cotransporter family protein; its protein translation is MESALISINLFGAVALLLFGLRQIKDGTSRALGPRLRTGLAAGTRSGRRSILAGFLATIALQSSTATALMVASFVEKDMIVPAMAQIVMLGANIGTATTAWIVSFGLGWLSPLLLLAGVIMMRMASSTKQAAGSALVGVGLMLLSLHLLSAATDPIRQSPSLTLFIAMLANAWPVALLFSAGLAVLASSSLAVVVLILSLAASGSIDPSLVIVLVLGANLGGAVPPVIATMGASVAARRVTLGNLIIRVIGCAVVLPFVGYGANLLELSAFSHDQLAVEAHLVFNLAVALVAWPLSPLALRLTAAILPEKRPAEDQRSFLDAHDLDHPVAALAGASREVMLVGDLIERMLRQASDAMIRNDMAQLNEISALEGRVDRIQHEIKVFVTKVGQGTLSDQDYRRSMDIVEYAINLEHIGDIIEKGIRPEIAKKVGLGLQFSQAGQEELLGLFAITLDNLRMAQTVFATHDGDLARRLVEVKEDVRRLEKQSSARHLQRLREGRADSIQTSSLHLDLLRDLKRINAHIVSVALPILSDSGLLNESRIRQVS
- a CDS encoding LacI family DNA-binding transcriptional regulator gives rise to the protein MARGFVTAEEVAKRARVSRSTVSRTFTPGGSVSKAVRKKVLKAAQELGYRVNRLAQGLNNDRSNLIGVVGANLSSPFISRQLDALSLGLLRRGTQCLLLNAADARKDIAPLIELLFEFRAQAIVVLSGEPPASIVDECIANGVRLILINQSMDRTDTNIVLSDDSHGADLAAMRLRAAKCKKVAVVTSGSQTPAQLRRARAFTTRMVAEDIEVVPWSDGPTTYETGYKAGCELLADKEIDGAFCVTDLLALGFLDAARLEMKRRVPQDLSVVGFDDIPQAGWKSYQLTTIAQSFDALTEKVLAALDNDAPETRLQVVPVSMVERATAR
- a CDS encoding iron ABC transporter permease; protein product: MAFLSDKTEARTLGSSASTAPSAWQAWRYRLKIALREPTTLIGLLTALLFTYLIVVPIISIVLDSVRVQFGHERRLGKDVGELTFYYVDRAFFSPVATDLFWRPLFNTLTVALGAISLSLVIGTVLAWLISRTDMFGRRWFATALIVPYMLPAWTFALAWTTLFKNRTVGGQPGWFEAMGFTPPDWLAYGRVPIIVILALHYTPFVILLFGSALRRFDSQLEDSARILGARRYQVAVQIILPLMRPALLSSMVLIFAKCLGEFGVPYVLGLPVKFEVLSTSLFRSIASRQTGVAGVVAASIMLIGIITLMIDARLVREARRFVTIGSKGSMNRQSRLGRLRLPATAFAAAIFILSVGMPLLTLVLSTVMKVPARFTLDNFTLDYWIGTDLHTVALQTGVLLSPDLWAAAKNTLMIVGLASVTSGVLGLLVGYVVIRTPMRSLSTFLRQVTFLPYLVPGIAFAAAYLSLFAVPRGPVPALYGTVTILMLALIADQMPYASRAGISAMTQLGKDPEEAAQIAGAGWFRRMISIVIPIQKGSLVTGVLLPFISGIKGLSLFVILAVPSTDVLTTFSLRLVDYHYTQAANAVVLIIAAIAYLGTLLAQKLTRTNLAEGLGS